A region of the Fibrobacter succinogenes genome:
TGCAGAACTCCATAATTCTACAGGAGCTTCGGGTACAATCCAGTCGAGCAAGGGTTGGTACGATGCTGGTGATTATGGCCGTTACATTGTAAACTCGGGCATTACAACTTACACGCTTCTCTCTCTTTACGAACATTTCCCGCAGTATTTCAATACGCTCAAGTGGAACATCCCTGCCGAAGGTTCGCTCCCGGATTTGCTTGCCGAAATTAAGTACAATCTCGATTGGATGCTTACGATGCAAGCTAGCGATGGTGGCGTTTATCACAAATTAACATCTCTTGGATTCCCGGGCGATGTAATGCCTGCTCAGGATAACTCCAAGCTTTATGTTATCGGTAAAAGTACTGCGGGTACGTTTGACTTTGCGGCTGTGATGGCAATGGCTTCTCGTATTTACAAGCCTTTTGATGCCTCTTATGCGTCTACATGCCTCAATGCAGCCAAGAAGGCTTTCGCTTGGGGTCAGCAGCATCCGAATCAGAATTATCTTGCTAATCCGTCGGATGTTTCGACTGGTGCTTATGAAAATGACAACCCGAATGATGAAAAAGTTCTCGCTGGTACGGAACTCTACATCACGACTGGCGATGCTTCTTACAAACAGTCCGGTTCTTCGGAATACGTTTCTTACTGGGGCGATGTCATGGGCCTTGCCACTTACGAAAAGGCGACGCATCAGTCTCAGTTTGGTGGCGATGCTAATGAAGCTAAGCAGAAAATTTTGGGCACTGCCGATAACTTTGTCAATCGCGCCGAAAAAGGATTTGGCGTTGTGATGGCTAAGGATGACTTTGTTTGGGGCTCGAATTCCGCTGCTGCAAATCAGGGTGTTTGGCTGTTGCATGCTTACTACCTCACCGGCGAACAGAAGTATTACAAGGCTGCTGTTAAGGCTCTCGATTACTTGCTTGGCAAGAATCCGCTCGATATGTCTTTTGTAACGGGTTACGGCACGAAGTCTCCGAAAATGCCGCACCACCGCCCGAGTACTTCAGATAACATAGAAGACCCGATTCCGGGTATGCTCGTGGGTGGCCCGCAGCCGGGCGGCGAAGATGTTGGCTCTGCCGCAGAATGGAAGTGCGCTGATTACCGTACAGGTCAGGCCGCAACTGCTTATACTGATCAGCGTTGCAGTTATGCCACGAATGAAGTTGCGATTAACTGGAATGCTCCGCTGGCTTATCTCGCTGGTGCTATCGAAGCTATCAACGCGGGTCATGCTCCTGAATTTGCGGCAGCAGGCGTTGCCAAGAATGATACTCCGGCTTCTAGCTCTTCTGTCGCGTCGAGTTCTTCTGCTGTGCCGTCGTCTTCGTCAAGCGTTCCGCAGAGTTCGTCTTCTGTAGTTCCTGCAAGTTCTTCTTCGTCGATTGCCGGGCCTGATATGTCGAGCTCGTCTGCAAATGTCGAATCTTCAAGTTCGCAGGGAACAAATGCAATTCATGCACCGATTGAATCTAGAATTGTACGCTCTCAGCAACCGCGCTTCCGCTTTGATGGTCACTCGCTCTTCATCGAAAAGAATGGCAAACGCTTTGACTTGAATGGCCACCGTGTTAAGTAATGTAGTACATGGTATGGCTTTCGCCTTGTGACCGTTTTTGAGCTTGTCAAAAGAATCTCGTGTTCAAATAATGCAAAACGACGCTCCGTAAGGAGCGTCGTTTTCCTTTGAATTCAAATTAATACTCGATATAATAATTCGGCTTTTTCGTAAAGTATCTACCTTTGGCATCTCGGTT
Encoded here:
- a CDS encoding glycoside hydrolase family 9 protein → MFVKNHAIKSVALAALFAVPSFAATAYINQIGYRPGDFKELALVDANGNVDFVNAAGQVVLSVTPKAASYWDASGQNVQLVDFSKLSEAGKYSIKVNGNVLRSDLVVKSQTYEDIVKASIKWFYYQRASMALESQYADKWARAAGHTNATAELHNSTGASGTIQSSKGWYDAGDYGRYIVNSGITTYTLLSLYEHFPQYFNTLKWNIPAEGSLPDLLAEIKYNLDWMLTMQASDGGVYHKLTSLGFPGDVMPAQDNSKLYVIGKSTAGTFDFAAVMAMASRIYKPFDASYASTCLNAAKKAFAWGQQHPNQNYLANPSDVSTGAYENDNPNDEKVLAGTELYITTGDASYKQSGSSEYVSYWGDVMGLATYEKATHQSQFGGDANEAKQKILGTADNFVNRAEKGFGVVMAKDDFVWGSNSAAANQGVWLLHAYYLTGEQKYYKAAVKALDYLLGKNPLDMSFVTGYGTKSPKMPHHRPSTSDNIEDPIPGMLVGGPQPGGEDVGSAAEWKCADYRTGQAATAYTDQRCSYATNEVAINWNAPLAYLAGAIEAINAGHAPEFAAAGVAKNDTPASSSSVASSSSAVPSSSSSVPQSSSSVVPASSSSSIAGPDMSSSSANVESSSSQGTNAIHAPIESRIVRSQQPRFRFDGHSLFIEKNGKRFDLNGHRVK